One segment of Olsenella uli DSM 7084 DNA contains the following:
- a CDS encoding ABC transporter ATP-binding protein — protein MFAIMKRILDLAGSFSPTSRRSLMAGMVCNVIKAFFMSGMLMAVWWALETRSHLSAGVALQCLGILAISVAGQFAFQYLVDIQMDAEGFHIFRDLRLRVGDRLKGAPMGYFSEQRLSAITTTLTTTVHQLEEFMTICLTGLSGGVAMAVIMSLFFLLQAPPVAFITFVGIAVGLIVLDWLRRRSTAVTREVTAAQEEMTDKVIEYARGMAVLRAFATPDGTLAAAKASFERKRQADYDQEQAAQGILKLYALVFNLASCGVLLAACALYLTGALSLSWALTLLVAAFMIYGELISANNSAFLTKKIEGELNRIDEVCSVPKQDLTDETLSPDGFALAMEDVSFGYGDGRRVIDGVTLFIPEGSTCALVGPSGSGKTTLVNLLARFWDVEKGRVTIGGIDVREGTAESLLANISMVFQSVYLFNDTVENNIRFGRPDAPREEVIAAAKRARCHDFIMGLPDGYDTVLEEGGANLSGGERQRVSIARAIMKDAPIVILDEATSSVDPENEHLLMKAVAELTRGKTLVTIAHRLNTVRDADQILVIDSGCIVQRGTHDELIKKEGIYRRFIEMRREAAGWRIGGTDS, from the coding sequence GTCATCAAAGCGTTCTTCATGTCAGGAATGCTCATGGCGGTATGGTGGGCCCTTGAGACGCGAAGCCACCTGAGCGCCGGAGTTGCCCTGCAATGTCTGGGGATCCTCGCCATCAGCGTAGCGGGTCAGTTTGCCTTCCAATATCTCGTGGACATACAGATGGACGCCGAGGGGTTCCACATCTTCCGTGACCTGCGGCTACGGGTGGGCGACCGCTTAAAGGGCGCTCCCATGGGCTATTTTTCCGAGCAGCGTCTCTCGGCGATAACCACCACGCTCACTACCACGGTGCACCAACTCGAAGAGTTCATGACCATCTGTCTCACGGGACTCTCGGGTGGCGTGGCCATGGCGGTGATCATGAGCTTGTTCTTCCTGCTTCAAGCGCCGCCGGTCGCCTTCATCACCTTTGTCGGCATTGCCGTAGGCCTCATTGTTTTGGATTGGCTGAGAAGACGCTCGACCGCCGTCACACGGGAGGTCACTGCCGCACAGGAGGAGATGACCGACAAGGTGATCGAATACGCCCGCGGCATGGCCGTGTTGCGGGCATTCGCGACACCTGACGGGACACTTGCCGCAGCAAAGGCGTCCTTTGAGCGGAAGCGTCAGGCAGACTACGACCAAGAGCAGGCGGCACAGGGCATCCTCAAGCTCTATGCGCTCGTGTTCAACCTTGCAAGCTGCGGAGTCCTTCTCGCCGCATGCGCACTGTATCTGACAGGCGCTCTGTCTCTCTCATGGGCGCTCACACTGCTGGTTGCCGCTTTTATGATCTACGGAGAGCTTATCAGCGCGAACAACAGTGCGTTTCTCACCAAGAAGATCGAAGGAGAGCTTAACCGCATTGACGAGGTATGTTCGGTGCCAAAGCAAGACCTTACGGATGAGACACTCTCGCCCGACGGATTTGCCCTGGCCATGGAGGATGTCTCATTCGGTTACGGCGACGGCCGTCGTGTCATAGACGGAGTAACGCTCTTTATTCCCGAAGGCTCAACCTGCGCGCTTGTCGGTCCCAGCGGCTCGGGTAAAACGACGCTGGTGAATCTGCTTGCGCGCTTTTGGGATGTCGAGAAGGGACGCGTCACCATCGGCGGCATCGATGTCCGCGAGGGAACGGCGGAAAGCCTGCTCGCAAACATATCGATGGTGTTCCAGAGCGTATACCTGTTCAATGATACCGTCGAGAACAACATCCGCTTTGGTCGCCCCGATGCGCCGCGCGAAGAGGTCATCGCCGCGGCCAAGCGTGCGCGGTGCCATGACTTCATCATGGGACTTCCCGATGGCTACGACACGGTGCTCGAGGAAGGCGGGGCAAACCTTTCCGGCGGAGAGCGCCAGAGAGTGTCCATTGCACGCGCCATTATGAAGGATGCGCCGATCGTCATCCTTGACGAGGCTACGAGCTCGGTCGATCCGGAAAACGAGCACCTGCTCATGAAGGCAGTAGCAGAGCTGACACGAGGAAAGACCCTTGTTACCATCGCGCATCGCCTGAACACGGTACGCGATGCTGACCAGATCCTTGTGATCGACAGCGGGTGCATCGTTCAGCGTGGTACACATGATGAACTGATAAAGAAAGAAGGTATTTACCGACGCTTCATCGAGATGCGCCGGGAGGCCGCCGGATGGCGTATCGGTGGGACAGATTCATAG
- a CDS encoding transglutaminase-like domain-containing protein, translating into MMENYLAETRMLDYSDPSIQGLLQRRGWKQMGEFERIRAIYNYVRDEVLFGYNIDDDIPASRVLSDGYGQCNTKGTLFMALLRACGVPCRVHGFTIDKNLQKGAMTGLVYRSASNEVLHSWVEVFLEGVWYELEAIILDRPYLEGLQSTNGDCSGAFCGYGVAVEDFRHPVIDFDRNDTYIQSEGINQDFGVYDCPDDLLNEHHQELSPIKKFAYRHFGRHCMNRNVKRIRNRWR; encoded by the coding sequence ATGATGGAGAACTATCTGGCAGAGACGCGAATGCTTGATTATTCTGACCCCTCCATCCAGGGGCTTCTCCAAAGAAGAGGCTGGAAACAAATGGGGGAATTCGAACGGATCAGGGCGATCTATAACTATGTGAGAGACGAGGTTCTTTTCGGATACAACATCGATGACGACATTCCAGCATCTAGGGTACTTTCGGACGGATACGGGCAGTGCAACACGAAAGGCACCCTTTTCATGGCACTCCTTCGCGCGTGTGGCGTCCCCTGTCGCGTGCACGGATTCACTATCGATAAGAATTTGCAGAAAGGCGCAATGACGGGACTCGTCTATCGCAGCGCTTCAAATGAAGTCCTGCATAGCTGGGTTGAGGTGTTCCTTGAGGGCGTATGGTACGAACTGGAGGCCATCATATTGGATAGGCCTTACCTTGAGGGACTGCAGTCGACAAACGGGGATTGCTCTGGTGCGTTTTGCGGCTACGGTGTCGCGGTAGAGGATTTTCGGCATCCTGTGATTGACTTCGACAGAAACGACACCTACATCCAAAGCGAGGGCATCAATCAGGACTTCGGAGTCTACGACTGTCCGGATGACCTGCTCAACGAGCATCACCAGGAATTATCACCAATAAAGAAGTTCGCATATAGGCACTTTGGCAGACACTGCATGAACAGAAACGTCAAACGAATTCGAAATCGCTGGCGTTGA
- a CDS encoding ABC transporter ATP-binding protein, translating to MAEVSFKHVRKVYPNTERKGKKDRGKQEAKSTIEVTDEGVVVVKDFNLEVADREFIVLVGPSGCGKSTTLRMIAGLEDITDGEISIDGKVVNDIAPKDRDIAMVFQSYALYPHMSVYDNMAFPLKLRKLPKDEIDKKVREAAETLGITEYLDRKPKALSGGQRQRVAIGRAIVREPKVLLMDEPLSNLDAKLRNQMRAEIIKLRKKIDTTFLYVTHDQTEAMTLGDRIVIMKDGIAQQIGTPQEVFDHPANLFVAGFIGVPQMNFFDAELKRDGDSYAIEIGPVTIVPGTEKQVNLREHNIQSQPITLGVRPEHVALTTTENPVLEGTVEVSEMMGSTAHLHISSMGQDVVAVVSSTDGGDVKVADHSIGEHVTYLFSGNAVHIFSRQTGKNLEF from the coding sequence ATGGCCGAGGTGAGTTTCAAGCACGTCAGGAAGGTCTATCCCAACACCGAGCGCAAGGGCAAGAAGGACAGGGGCAAGCAGGAGGCCAAGTCCACGATCGAGGTCACGGACGAGGGCGTTGTCGTCGTCAAGGACTTCAACCTCGAGGTCGCCGACCGCGAGTTCATCGTCCTGGTCGGCCCCTCCGGTTGCGGCAAGTCCACGACGCTGCGCATGATCGCCGGCCTCGAGGACATCACCGATGGCGAGATCTCCATCGACGGCAAGGTCGTCAACGACATCGCCCCCAAGGACCGCGACATCGCGATGGTCTTCCAGAGCTACGCCCTGTACCCGCACATGAGCGTGTACGACAACATGGCGTTCCCCCTGAAGCTGCGCAAGCTCCCCAAGGACGAGATCGACAAGAAGGTCCGCGAGGCCGCCGAGACCCTGGGCATCACCGAGTACCTCGACCGCAAGCCCAAGGCCCTCTCGGGCGGCCAGCGCCAGCGCGTCGCCATCGGGCGCGCCATCGTGCGCGAGCCCAAGGTCCTGCTCATGGACGAGCCGCTCTCCAACCTGGACGCCAAGCTCCGCAACCAGATGCGCGCCGAGATCATCAAGCTGCGCAAGAAGATCGACACCACGTTCCTCTACGTCACGCACGACCAGACCGAGGCCATGACCCTGGGCGACCGCATCGTGATCATGAAGGACGGCATCGCGCAGCAGATCGGCACCCCTCAGGAGGTCTTCGACCACCCCGCAAACCTCTTCGTCGCAGGCTTCATCGGCGTCCCGCAGATGAACTTCTTCGACGCCGAGCTCAAGCGCGACGGCGACAGCTACGCCATCGAGATCGGTCCCGTCACCATCGTCCCGGGCACCGAGAAGCAGGTCAACCTGCGCGAGCATAACATCCAGTCCCAACCCATCACGCTGGGCGTGCGTCCCGAGCACGTCGCGCTCACCACGACGGAGAACCCCGTCCTCGAGGGCACCGTCGAGGTGTCCGAGATGATGGGCTCCACCGCGCACCTCCACATCAGCTCGATGGGCCAGGACGTGGTGGCCGTGGTCAGCTCCACCGACGGCGGCGACGTCAAGGTTGCCGACCACTCCATCGGCGAGCACGTGACCTACCTGTTCAGCGGTAACGCCGTCCACATCTTCAGCAGGCAGACGGGCAAGAACCTGGAGTTCTAG
- the malQ gene encoding 4-alpha-glucanotransferase, giving the protein MDRSSGIILPISSLPSPYGIGSLGKAAREFVDFLAAAGQSWWQMLPVGPTSLGDSPYQSPSAFAGNPYFVDLDLLVEDGLLLQDEVSAPDWGEDPASVDYALIYRSRFDLLRRAFGRGWGRDREKVAAFVRENAFWVEDYALFMAIKAHFGMTSWIDWPDEGIRLRRPQSLAAYRSRLAREVDFNLYVQYLFFRQWDALRAYAREKGVGIIGDLPIYVALDSADVWAEPQWFQLDEKNVPIEVAGVPPDSFSADGQLWGNPLYDYDAMERDGFGWWIRRIGGAARLYDVIRIDHFRGFESYWAVPFGEKTARKGHWVKGPGMALVGTLSDSFEGLHFIAEDLGYHTPEVEQLLSDSGFPGMKLLEFAFDSRDTSAFLPHSFEPHCVCYVGTHDNQTIMGWRQEADATDVDMARRYLGLNEEEGFNWGFIRGGMSSVAALFVTQMQDFLGLGPDARTNTPGTLGGNWQWRMLPGQITPELTERIASMTRMYGRSAG; this is encoded by the coding sequence ATGGACCGTTCGAGTGGAATCATCCTCCCGATCTCATCTCTTCCTTCTCCCTATGGGATCGGGAGCCTTGGCAAGGCGGCGAGGGAGTTCGTCGACTTCCTCGCCGCTGCGGGCCAGTCCTGGTGGCAGATGCTGCCGGTCGGCCCCACGAGTCTGGGCGACTCGCCCTACCAGAGCCCCTCGGCCTTTGCGGGCAACCCCTACTTCGTGGACCTCGACCTCCTGGTCGAGGACGGGTTGCTCCTGCAGGACGAGGTCAGCGCCCCCGACTGGGGCGAGGACCCCGCGTCCGTCGACTACGCGCTCATCTACCGGAGCCGCTTCGACCTCCTGCGCAGGGCGTTCGGACGTGGCTGGGGGCGCGACCGGGAGAAGGTCGCGGCCTTCGTCCGGGAGAACGCCTTCTGGGTCGAGGACTACGCCCTGTTCATGGCCATCAAGGCGCACTTCGGCATGACCTCCTGGATCGATTGGCCCGACGAGGGCATCCGCCTGCGCAGGCCACAGTCCCTGGCGGCCTATCGCTCCCGGCTTGCCCGCGAGGTGGACTTCAACCTCTACGTCCAGTACCTGTTCTTCAGGCAGTGGGACGCGCTGCGCGCCTACGCGCGCGAGAAGGGCGTCGGCATCATCGGCGACCTGCCCATCTACGTCGCACTGGACTCTGCCGACGTGTGGGCCGAGCCTCAGTGGTTCCAGCTGGACGAGAAGAACGTCCCCATCGAGGTCGCGGGCGTGCCCCCCGACAGCTTCAGCGCGGACGGGCAGCTCTGGGGCAACCCGCTGTACGACTACGACGCGATGGAGAGGGACGGCTTCGGCTGGTGGATCCGCAGGATCGGCGGCGCGGCGCGGCTCTACGACGTCATCCGCATCGACCACTTTCGTGGCTTCGAGTCCTATTGGGCGGTGCCCTTCGGCGAGAAGACCGCTCGGAAGGGCCATTGGGTCAAGGGGCCGGGCATGGCGCTCGTGGGCACCCTGTCCGACAGCTTCGAGGGCCTGCACTTCATCGCCGAGGACCTGGGCTATCACACCCCTGAGGTCGAGCAGCTCCTGTCGGACTCGGGATTCCCGGGCATGAAGCTGCTCGAGTTCGCCTTCGACTCCCGCGACACCAGCGCGTTCCTGCCTCACAGCTTCGAGCCCCACTGCGTGTGCTACGTCGGCACGCATGACAACCAGACCATCATGGGATGGCGTCAGGAGGCGGACGCCACAGACGTGGACATGGCCCGTCGCTACTTGGGCCTGAACGAGGAAGAGGGCTTCAACTGGGGCTTCATCCGCGGTGGCATGTCGAGCGTCGCGGCGCTCTTCGTCACGCAGATGCAGGACTTCCTGGGCCTGGGCCCGGATGCACGTACCAACACTCCCGGGACCCTGGGGGGAAACTGGCAGTGGAGGATGCTGCCAGGTCAGATTACGCCAGAGCTCACCGAGCGCATCGCCTCGATGACTCGCATGTATGGAAGGAGCGCGGGCTAA
- a CDS encoding carbohydrate ABC transporter permease, with the protein MAGKQETLASERRRKTTLSVVLAVICVIYVLPVVAVVINSFKLNTYVKTETFSLPTSESFAGWSNFINGMTFGNYPFVMSVLYSVFITVVSTFLILLFCSMAAWYIARVNSKFCKVVYYLCIFSMVVPFQMVMFTLSKTADSLALNTPWTIPVVYLGFGAGLAIFMFVGFVKSIPLEIEEAASIDGCGPIRTFFLVVLPMLKPTLISVGILEIMWVWNDYLLPYLVLDINAYRTIPIHIQYLKGSYGTVDLGATMALILLSIVPVIVFYLLCQKHIIKGVAAGAVKG; encoded by the coding sequence ATGGCCGGGAAGCAGGAGACCCTCGCCTCCGAGAGGCGCCGTAAGACCACACTGTCCGTCGTCCTCGCCGTCATCTGCGTCATCTACGTGCTGCCGGTCGTGGCCGTGGTGATCAACTCGTTCAAGCTGAACACCTATGTCAAGACCGAGACGTTCTCGCTGCCCACGTCGGAGAGCTTCGCCGGTTGGTCCAACTTCATCAACGGCATGACCTTCGGCAACTACCCGTTCGTCATGTCGGTGCTCTACAGCGTGTTCATCACCGTGGTGTCCACGTTTTTGATCCTGCTGTTCTGCTCCATGGCGGCGTGGTACATCGCCCGCGTGAACTCCAAGTTCTGCAAGGTCGTGTACTACCTCTGCATCTTCTCGATGGTCGTCCCGTTCCAGATGGTCATGTTCACCCTCTCCAAGACGGCCGACTCGTTGGCGCTCAACACGCCGTGGACCATCCCGGTCGTGTACCTGGGCTTTGGCGCGGGTCTCGCCATCTTCATGTTCGTCGGCTTCGTCAAGTCCATCCCCCTCGAGATCGAGGAGGCGGCCTCCATCGACGGCTGCGGTCCCATCCGCACCTTCTTCCTGGTGGTCCTGCCCATGCTCAAGCCGACGCTCATCTCGGTCGGCATCCTCGAGATCATGTGGGTCTGGAACGACTACCTCCTGCCCTACCTCGTGCTCGACATCAACGCGTACCGCACCATCCCCATCCACATCCAGTATCTCAAGGGCAGCTACGGCACCGTGGACCTAGGCGCGACCATGGCCCTCATCCTGCTCAGCATCGTCCCAGTCATCGTCTTCTATCTGCTCTGCCAGAAGCACATCATCAAGGGTGTCGCGGCAGGCGCCGTAAAGGGGTAG